In one window of Desulfonatronospira thiodismutans ASO3-1 DNA:
- a CDS encoding mannose-1-phosphate guanylyltransferase/mannose-6-phosphate isomerase codes for MFLPVILAGGSGTRLWPLSRKLYPKQFLAFGGELSMLQQSVRRLDGLQCAPPLLVCNEEHRFLAAEQMRLMGHEDVSILLEPEGRNTAPAIALAALHATSSGEDPVLFVMAADHHIHDQQAFQESVTMAAEQAGKDWLVTFGIVPDSPETGYGYIRRGENIQGQVYRAGRFVEKPDSDTAAAYLKAGDYYWNSGMFMFRAGRYLEELEKFEPAILECCRAAMQNARRDMHFVRVDKDAFNSCPGNSIDYAVMEKTQDAALVPMEAGWSDVGSWSSLWDLLPRDAEGNSCKGDVMAMDTSNSLLFSDYRMVATLGVQDLVVVETKDAVLVAHKNRAQDIKSLVDRIKSSGRSEHVTHREVFRPWGSYDGIDAGGRYQVKRITVKPGAKLSLQKHHHRAEHWVVVSGTAMVTNGEESFLVTENQSTYIPLGRQHSLENPGKIPLELIEVQSGAYLGEDDIVRFEDIYGRL; via the coding sequence ATGTTTTTACCGGTTATTCTGGCCGGCGGGTCCGGCACACGTTTATGGCCATTGTCCCGCAAGCTTTATCCCAAACAGTTTCTGGCCTTCGGAGGGGAGCTCAGCATGCTGCAGCAGTCTGTAAGGCGACTTGACGGACTGCAGTGCGCACCTCCTTTGCTGGTCTGCAACGAAGAACATCGTTTTCTGGCCGCAGAGCAGATGCGCCTTATGGGGCATGAGGATGTATCCATCCTCCTTGAACCCGAGGGGCGCAACACCGCCCCGGCCATTGCCCTGGCAGCCCTGCATGCCACCAGCAGTGGAGAGGACCCCGTACTTTTTGTAATGGCTGCGGATCACCATATTCATGATCAGCAGGCGTTTCAGGAAAGCGTGACCATGGCTGCAGAGCAGGCAGGTAAAGACTGGTTAGTGACTTTCGGGATAGTTCCGGACTCTCCTGAGACCGGTTATGGATATATCCGGCGAGGGGAAAATATCCAGGGACAGGTTTACAGGGCAGGGCGCTTTGTGGAAAAACCAGACTCTGACACTGCAGCTGCATATCTAAAGGCCGGGGATTACTACTGGAACAGCGGTATGTTTATGTTCAGGGCCGGCCGGTACTTAGAAGAGCTTGAGAAGTTTGAGCCCGCGATCCTGGAATGCTGCCGTGCAGCCATGCAAAACGCCCGCCGGGATATGCATTTTGTAAGAGTGGATAAAGATGCCTTCAACTCCTGCCCCGGCAATTCCATAGATTATGCAGTCATGGAGAAAACTCAGGATGCGGCCTTAGTGCCCATGGAGGCCGGATGGTCTGATGTGGGCTCCTGGTCATCCCTGTGGGACCTGCTGCCACGGGACGCAGAGGGCAATTCCTGCAAGGGCGACGTCATGGCCATGGACACCAGCAACAGCCTGCTTTTTTCGGACTACCGCATGGTGGCCACCCTGGGGGTGCAGGACCTGGTGGTGGTGGAGACCAAGGACGCCGTGCTGGTGGCTCACAAAAACAGGGCCCAGGACATCAAGTCCCTGGTGGACCGCATCAAAAGCAGCGGTCGCAGCGAGCATGTCACCCACAGGGAGGTGTTCAGGCCCTGGGGTTCGTATGACGGTATAGATGCCGGGGGCAGGTATCAGGTCAAAAGAATCACGGTCAAGCCAGGGGCCAAACTCTCCCTGCAAAAGCATCATCACCGGGCCGAGCACTGGGTGGTGGTGTCCGGTACGGCCATGGTAACCAATGGAGAGGAGTCCTTTCTGGTTACTGAAAATCAGTCTACTTACATCCCCCTTGGCCGGCAGCACTCCTTAGAAAACCCCGGCAAAATCCCCTTAGAGCTCATCGAAGTCCAGTCCGGCGCATATCTGGGAGAAGACGATATAGTAAGGTTTGAAGATATTTACGGAAGACTTTAG
- a CDS encoding DUF368 domain-containing protein: MWKLFFKGFGIGAASIVPGLSGGTIALILGIYTRLIGIAGNIDHRTLAGLMRLVVRGRFARAFEYAVQTWQLHFVVPIGAGVLVAIFSTASLINFAVLNYRGFVFSFFFGLVLVSIYYPLKRAGRIRFKEVLVFFLAGTLILLAQLSPLWSDMQGFSNIGDLRFFLGGAVAMATMLLPGFSGSFMLVVMGVYFEILAAVAGMDLKIISLVGMGCVFGLISLAKVINYLLKNYYTTTMSFLAGLMFGSLAALWPFQKQVEINEDKVVTAGYALPESLAQGWPYFVCFLAGAGLVAVFILMDLTTGRHNRDETE; encoded by the coding sequence ATGTGGAAACTGTTTTTCAAGGGCTTTGGCATAGGTGCTGCCAGCATTGTACCGGGCTTAAGCGGTGGAACCATTGCTCTTATTCTGGGAATATATACCCGGCTGATAGGTATTGCCGGCAATATAGATCATCGGACACTGGCAGGATTGATGCGCCTGGTGGTCAGGGGCCGCTTTGCCCGGGCCTTTGAATATGCCGTCCAGACCTGGCAGCTGCATTTTGTGGTGCCCATTGGAGCAGGGGTGCTGGTGGCGATATTCAGCACGGCTTCCCTGATAAACTTTGCTGTCTTGAATTACCGGGGTTTTGTTTTTTCATTTTTTTTCGGCCTGGTACTGGTTTCTATTTACTACCCCCTGAAAAGAGCAGGCAGGATCAGGTTCAAGGAAGTATTGGTTTTTTTCCTGGCAGGGACATTGATTCTGCTGGCGCAGCTTTCGCCTCTATGGAGCGATATGCAGGGCTTTAGCAACATTGGAGATCTGCGTTTTTTCCTGGGCGGGGCCGTGGCCATGGCCACCATGCTCCTGCCGGGATTCAGCGGTTCTTTCATGCTGGTGGTCATGGGGGTATACTTTGAGATCCTGGCTGCTGTGGCAGGTATGGACCTGAAAATCATATCTTTGGTAGGCATGGGATGCGTGTTTGGGCTCATCAGCCTGGCCAAGGTGATAAACTATCTGCTGAAGAATTATTATACCACCACCATGTCCTTCCTGGCCGGCCTGATGTTTGGTTCTCTGGCAGCACTGTGGCCTTTTCAGAAACAGGTGGAAATAAATGAAGACAAGGTTGTCACTGCAGGTTATGCCCTGCCTGAAAGCCTGGCCCAGGGCTGGCCTTATTTTGTCTGCTTTCTAGCAGGGGCAGGTTTGGTCGCCGTATTCATTCTGATGGATTTAACGACCGGAAGGCATAATAGAGATGAGACAGAGTGA
- a CDS encoding HD-GYP domain-containing protein, with product MKVLVVEDDKISRKTLSLYARNTGYEPIAAADGKEALKLWHEHRPRIILTDWNMPVMDGLELISRVRASEGDEYTYIIMITSRDDSTDLIRGFESGVDDYLTKPVDKSELLVRLKASERIFSLQSKDTVIFAMAKLAETRDPETGLHLERIQSYCRIVSEFLLRNSMYQDIVNRRFIDDIYSTSPLHDIGKVGIPDHILLKPGRLDEEEFEIMKTHTTIGYDTLKSTIQQNPKANYLRMSADIARYHHEKWNGSGYPDGLAGEDIPLASRILAVADVYDALASKRVYKDAFSHEKTRAIIRDGKGSHFDPTLVDVFLECEDEFIETLERFREV from the coding sequence ATGAAAGTACTGGTTGTTGAAGACGACAAGATAAGCCGCAAGACCCTTTCCCTGTACGCCAGGAACACAGGGTATGAGCCCATTGCAGCGGCAGACGGCAAGGAAGCCCTGAAGCTCTGGCACGAGCACCGTCCCAGGATCATTCTCACGGACTGGAACATGCCGGTAATGGATGGACTGGAGCTCATTTCCCGGGTCAGGGCCTCTGAAGGGGATGAATACACCTACATTATCATGATTACTTCCAGGGATGATTCCACCGACCTGATCCGGGGATTCGAGTCCGGAGTGGACGACTACCTTACCAAGCCGGTGGATAAGTCTGAACTGCTGGTGAGACTTAAAGCCAGCGAGCGTATCTTCAGTCTGCAGAGCAAGGACACAGTCATATTCGCCATGGCCAAACTTGCCGAGACCAGGGATCCCGAGACCGGGCTGCACTTAGAAAGAATCCAGAGCTACTGCCGTATTGTTTCCGAGTTTCTGCTGCGCAATTCCATGTATCAGGATATCGTAAACCGGCGTTTCATCGACGACATTTACTCCACCAGTCCCCTGCACGATATCGGCAAGGTGGGCATACCGGACCATATCCTCCTCAAACCAGGCAGACTGGACGAGGAAGAGTTTGAGATCATGAAAACCCACACCACCATCGGCTACGATACCCTCAAAAGCACCATCCAGCAGAATCCCAAAGCCAATTATCTGAGGATGTCCGCGGATATCGCCAGGTATCACCATGAGAAATGGAACGGATCAGGGTATCCGGACGGCCTTGCCGGAGAGGATATCCCCCTTGCCTCCAGGATCCTGGCTGTAGCAGACGTCTATGACGCACTGGCCTCCAAAAGAGTGTACAAGGACGCCTTCTCCCATGAAAAGACACGGGCCATAATCAGAGACGGCAAGGGTTCGCATTTTGATCCCACCCTGGTGGACGTCTTCCTGGAATGCGAGGACGAGTTTATAGAGACTCTGGAGAGATTCAGGGAGGTCTGA